Below is a genomic region from Miscanthus floridulus cultivar M001 chromosome 1, ASM1932011v1, whole genome shotgun sequence.
CTCCAGGAGCTACTGGAGCTTAGCCCAAGTTCGAGTTCGAGGACGGACGTGCAGAGAGCTGTTCCTCCGTTGGCTAGGCAGCCCTGCTGCTTCACAACACAAGCAGCTTGTCGGAGTGCCGAGCTGGACCTTGTGCCTCAGGTTATGAGGCCACTGAGCTTATCAATGCTTTTCCTTCCGATCCAACACTACTAAAAATAAGATTATATACGTATTCTTCGCTGTGTGTGGCTATCTTTACCTGTTTGAATTTGAGAAGACTATATACACATATTAGTTTCGATCATCTCTTCTCTCCACCCATCATCTACACCTTATGTATGCCTTTACAGTTTACATAGTACACACTCGATCTTTGATTGTTCTCTAGGGGCACTCTCAACAAATAATAGTCCTATTTCTTGAGTAGGTGCTCTAGATTAAATATAAGTTTTccatgcactagtagagaaatgacttttgatccatttcgaaatttggctttagtcccggtatttttcacatccgggactagagaaaccgggactaaaggtcccagcccaacggctactgcagcaggcttttgctgcaggagacctttagtcctggttggagctaccaaccgggactaaaggttaacttttactcccggttggtctcttcaactgggagtaaaagtctactcccggctggaggctccgtccgggacaagaaagggatctttagtcccggttgcggtctccaaccgggactaaaggtccccttccatataccccttcttccttcccgagcccgagccacttcgagctcagtgttcttgcttcatcatcggcctctcttcttcctcatcgcccaTGTCTAACAGGACACAGCCGCGCGCACGGCCCGGATCGACTCTCAGCACGTAGGCAGCGAGCAAACCCTCTCGGCTGACTCGTCCACCTCCTTTTTCCTCTTTTCCCCTCGTGTCCGCCGCCCGCGCTGCCGGAACCCTAGCCTCCGCCGCCACAGGTGAGCCGGACGGGGCTCTTCTCTGCTGTTCTCCGCGCCCTTCCTGCCCGGGTCCAGCAGTCTACTGATCCGCCTGATCCAATTGGCGTGGTGCAGGCATCCGGGATGGAGAAAGGAGCCCTAGAGGCGTCGCCCCCCTGCGCTCGCTGCGGCAAGCCCGCTCAGCTCCAGTGCACATATCGCTTCCTGTCTCCACCAGTGATCTGCTGTCGAGTTTTACCTGCTGCGTTTTGCTTCGACGCCCTACACCTGTCCATCTAGTAATAGGAATTGATGCTTGACGCGGCTTTGTTGTGACGATATTTattttaagttatagaaattgGGTCTTTCACTACGGGAAACGGTGACAATGCCGAGTGctttctgtttgccgagtgcattatatcgggcactcggcaaacagaacaTTTGCTGAGTGTGTACTCCAAGACACTCGGCATACTATTACACTCGGCATATCTagtatttaccgagtgtcaacactCGGCCTCTAGGGGACACTCGGCAATAACCACCACGTGACCCGCGCGTGCGCCGTTCTACCGGCGGCGTGCCGGCCGTTAGTACttcgccgagtgtccgttagataCACTCGGCGAAgtattgatttgccgagtgttttattccggcactcggcgaagtctatgggtttgccgagtgtttatggaGACACTCGGCGAATGAAAAACAATTTTTCCCTCCTCGGCCCTCCACAATTTTTCTACTCCCCACATACGACATTTGGTACTGCATGTTAAAAGTTGGTCTATTTCTtggtctgtttgctatatttagtgaattaatttcattttgagtaatttattgatttaaacgaaatttgaactgcaagtgattgaaataatagaataaaatgagtggaaaaatcatattcatgtcaTTGAATCCGGATTGATGTCTCAtacaggaaatgaaaagaaatttcgaacattttgttcaggaaacacgaccacgaacgtgtgttcGAATGATTTTAAAATTCTACCAAaaccaaacgaagtctgaaaatcacgagatttgtcaagatgtcatgatatcatatgtggaggctgtggtaaaaaattgagaatgtttcgcaTAATTTGTGACGTATGATGCTTACAAACGGAAGCATCTTCGGAGAAAATTCGTAGAACTTAGAAGGATCCGATAAGATTTAGAGTCCAAGTGACATGTTAATTGGGTTTGAGTTCAAatttttttgtataggcaatacacaacatagattagttcatgtcaaattttgacaaattttcggatccgtttgatattttttatttattaattgcaattatagaattttagttgatataaattaattttgagctataactgcatgaaataatgaaataaTATTAGTAGAAAAAACAAATATGCATTTTGAGGGAATTTGACaagttttttttcaaaatatataGGAAAAAAGTTACTAAAAGAAGCTATTAAAGGTATACATAAAATATTagcgtagtttgccgagtgtttctatataacactcggtaaagtatctctttgccgagtgtcttatagaaaacactcggcaaagtcttggtGCAGGCCCACTGCCGCGCGAGTAGACcctttgaaaaaataaaaaaaaataaaaaaggagctatgccgagtgccagatcgcgggcactcggcaTACCCCCTAACAGTTAACCCGGCGCGACCCCGCAcgccacacacacgcacacaacgCACACACGCCACAAACACACGCCGCGACCACCCGACCCCGTCCCGCCGGCGTGCCCGCCGCCTCCCCCCGCCGGCGTCCCCGCCCCCGCTCCATCCCCCGGCGGCGCCCTCCCGGTCCTCGGCGTCGCCCTCCCGGCCCCGGCGCGCCACGCCCGCGGCGGCTCCACCCGGCGGCGCCACcgccccccccacacacacaccggCGGCGTGGCCGCGCCCCTCAGCGTCGCCCTCCGGGCCCCGGCGCGCCACGCCCGCGGCGGCTCCACCCGGCGGCGCCACCCCCCCCCACACCGACGGCGCCCGCGGCGGCGAGGCCACCGAGCGGAGCGGGAATCGGAACGGAATCGAGTCGAATTCGTCCTCACCTTCTCGTCGTTGCTGGTAAGGAAGCCCTAATGTTGCTTGCTCGGATTGAAATTATATTCCCTGTTCTACTAAGGCTTCTGCGGTTCCGCCCTTGAATTTTCGGTAGATTCGAGCAATCCAACCAGAAATTCCTGTAATTCCTTGTCGGGATGGGTTATCTGACCCAATCGAGCCCCACTAGCTGCTGGATTGGTTCTTGATTTTCAATACATGAATTTCTGCCGATCGATAGGCCGATAGCTACATGCATTCTTGTTTGGTGGTTAGACTCGTGAGAGCAGCCGTTTCTGGCTTTCTGTTTGCTGAACCCTTTCCAGGGTTGAATATTTGATGTGAAAGTGATTAAAGAACTAGGACACTGTTTGGCCAGTTAAAGGGCTTACTTTTAGAGAtgcttcatttttttttctcttgtttCTAAGAACACACACTTGTTTTCTGTACCTGATACATAGACTGATAGACACGTGAATGCAGACAAAACTGTGAAGATTTCTCCTCTTATGGAAAACTGTGAAGATTTCTTCTCTTATGGTTTGGGGCTTTTTAAGTGAGAAAGaactagcaaaaaaaaaaaggaaagaaagaaagaagacaaTTCACATCTACTGTGCCGATCCATTTTAAACCACATCTACTGTGGTCATCAATTTTGAATGATGACTATGTGGCCATCAATTTTGAATGATGACTGGAGATAATGTACAGTACTTAGAAGTTTCACTAGTTGGGTTACAAAGTGGAAAGCTTAAAATTCAAAGTCAAAAGTCTGATTTGTCTAACTTAATGTTTGAAATTCTGAGAaacttataaaaaaaattaaataaagttGAATGTATCCCTTTCTGACTCCAAAAGTCTGGTTAAAAAGTGGAAAGTTTTACTCAAAAGTTGATTTGTCTGTTTAAAGTTCTGAGAAACTTATAAAATATTGACATTAGGTTGAATGTGTACCTTTTCTGAGTCCAGAAGGGTTTTACTAGTTTGTAAAACAGCGAGAGTTCAGTATTAGCAAATTTCTTGAGTTCTACACAGATTAGGTTTTTGTTACAGAAAGTAGAAACAACttgcttatatatataataattataTAAGATTTATTCAATCAGAGGCCAAGTTCCCAGCCTCAGTTTTAACAAATCATCAAACTAATGCATCCTCTCTACACCTGCTTCCCTTCCACATACACTTCCACACACTTCCCTTAAACCTTTCCTGCAATTTGGTTTGTGCAATATTATGTGGGGAAAACCTGAAATATCGTTATACTGCAGTCTTGTATGTCCAGGATTGTTGTTTAGGCCCTTTTGCTGTTTCGTAGGTTGGAGCACTAAAATGTTGTAGGTTAAACCTGAAACATCTTTCGAAAGTAGCCTAGTATGGCCACTATCAGTGTCGTTTTTAGAAATTATAAAAAGGTAGGATGAATTAGAAATTAGAAAAGAAATTAGAAATTAGAAATTATAAAAAGGtaggatgtacacgggccgctctagtcagaATTCGttgaccaatgaatggatcgacaagacggATGCTTATATCGAcatgcgtgatagtgatgatgagacttatgatccagctaatcccgatcatgacgattatttctaatacatgtatgagtcatactaatttatttattatttatcatatctttctaagtatgttttgtttatctgtgctgattggtttactctttttatttGCAGGTAATTGAGCAATGGTGGGCGCTACGAGGAAGCTCGCGGCGATTTGCGAGAGAATCGCCGCTGTAGGGAGGGGTTCAGGTTCAGGTTCTGGGTCAGGGTCAGGTTCTGGGAGGCGTCGAGGTAGGCCTCGAGGCaggggtgaggaggaggaggagcaggaccaggagcaggagcagagacagaggcagaggcagaggcagaggggtCGACGGAAGGGTAGGGCGAGGACCCCGTCGCCTGAACCTAACCCCCCAAcgtctgaggaggaggaggtaccttccgcacacgcctctggtgaggaggaggaggaggaggaggagcaggagcaggagcaggagcaggagcatgagcaggagggggagagagagggggaggaggCAGGGGATGCCCAGTCCAAGAtctggttgcgaggtccctcatCCCTCCCGAGGCGTCCGATACCTGAGCATAAACGCCCGCTGATTAAACCGACAGGGACCAGGTAAGTAACTTTAAATATTCGCAATaattttgatatgttgaaaattataaaagaaactaataatttatattaatcacttgtgcaggagttGGATTAAGCtcagtgggggtgatcacaaccgcaaggtcaacggcatccttggccttttgtgcagggaacacttccctggcttgGTGGTGTACGCCGGACAAcgggagccggcctacacgtgggaccaCTACGTCGCCGCCCCCGACGTCTCTGATCGTGATCGCAGGAGATTCACCAACATAgcggagcgggtgaagggcgagctatgggtaagtattcctcgtactacattgctcaatacatcaccttcactggacattcttgaaataataacTTTATACATCgcctctatatgcaggacttctacaGATGCCAGGAGGGATTCGAGGCCAAGGCGAAGTCCGTCTCTGAACAAGCCGCCaagaagctcgtgaaggacatgcactacgaggcgcgcgtccaggccatcatcgaGTTCTACGCTCAATACAGAACCATGaaggttaaaaaagaagaggcaagGACAATGAACCTGACCAAGGACCAATTCATGAGTGTAAGCAAAGAACGTTGATACTTACTTTATttgagattaattacgcttaatttcttttttcataagtcacatgcttgatgatgtaggtgcctccgtggtggtgcCGAGCGCATATCCGGTGCTGGGAAAAGATGGTGGATGAGTGGTTGCAGCCCGGGTGGTTGGAGCACCACCTTgcttgccgggagcggcgtttgcagatgctaggtgcatcacaccatcaaggcagcctgagCCTTGATGAATATAGGGAAAAATGGGTATGCAACTCCATTTctgtattctaacgctcaattctgcataatttctaatcattttgcatttttgccgTAGTCGTCGTCACATGATGGCCAGTCTTGCTCCCAGCtcaaggcatgggttctgtccaaaaagggcaaggcgacggccgacatcgacttcaacccggaggacccgcctgaGGCGTACAGCCATCCAAGCATCCACAGCCGCGTCACCCAGTATAcaacgatggcaagggaggttcaCGGGCCACAGTTCGATCCGAGCTCCCAGGAtattgatggagaaatcgtgatgagggtgggaggaggcaagaagcatggtcgGTATTGGATTGGCGACAGCGTAattgacacggcctctactcccactctctcccagatcagAGCAAGGAGCACGGACTCGAGCCCagcgatacgcccacggccgacCACTGCACAGTTCCAGATAGAGGCTCTCCAGGTTCTTTCTCTTCCATTCATCATTCGTTGGTTCttacgtactttagctttgcattgctttgcattgtaacattgcgaTGAAATATTTTAGGCCCAGGTGGAAGCAGAAAAGAAGCAACGGGAGGATATGGAGGCGAGGGTGGAGCGGTTagaggccgagcggcagaggatggacgAAGAAAGtcggttgaggatggaccaaatgttccaatacatgcagaattttgcatcgagtatgggtcaacctttgccaccgccaccgatgctattcccttcacctcagccacccacaactactcctgtgagtcacttgacaccttgATATCTCCCATAAAATATTTGACATACTTTTAGGAATGTGTTAAATAAGCTGTCCAAAGTGTCAGCAAGCTCCTTTACTGCTTTCAATGAAAAAAGTACTCAGGGATACATAGGAAATAAGATCATGTTCAAAATATAAATTTATTTTGACTGGAGCAAGTATTTTGCATCTCCCCTGCACTGGTCTGGGGCTCATGCCTGCTGGATTTGATGGCAGGGTGCTACTGCCCCCTGGTAGGAACACATACTAACCTGATGATTTATTACAGTAGCAGCTAGTCTTTGAACTTCACGTTCCTCTTGATCGGCAAAGAGCTTAGACTTCATTGCTGCTGCTGACACATTCATGTCTAGAGTGAACTAATCCTGGGGAACTACTTTAGGGAAAGGATGGTGGCTAGAATAATGATTTCATATTCAAACTCAACCTAGAGGACACAGGAACATAAAAAAAAATCAGGACATGCTGACGTCTGGTCTTACAGGAAGCCAAAAATGTAACCTACACTACCATTCTAAATTGAAAGAGCATCTACTCCAAGTAGCAATTTAGGCTTTTATTTCCAAAATTTTTCTGTTGATAAAACTTTAAACAAAAAAATACTTAGTGAAACTTAAATATAAATGCAAATATAGATGTCATGTCAAAAGAGAATGTCAGGCAACCATTGGTGCTGCTGACTACCAGAATAGCAAATTATACTTCTATTACGTCACCTAAGCTTGAATGGCAAATCCACTTTTCTCAGTTCAATAAATGGTGCACTGGTTctccaaacaagaaaaaaagaAGGGCGGAGCTACTAACCAGTGACATGACCGGATACTGAAATGAGCATGATGCATTCTTCACTTTGCTGTCATGAATGGATGTGTTCCCTTTTTTTTTGTCAACCTTGCTGACTTAGTAATGCGCATCATTGACATATTCAGCTCTGATTTCCTGACGCAAAGAATTCTTCGTGTCGTCATTCACTACGGGAAACAGTGACAATGCCGAGTGCTTTAGATGCACACATTTCGATACTGAAATTCACTTTGCAATATGAAGTCTAACACTGTTAAAAAGGAAGCTAACACTGTTTCGaatacttctcttttgtgcagaatcaatcggcggcatcaaataatcagtttcaagacccggatttgtcgcagaggttccaagggcctacgcagtgattgcatttgtattgtgtcttagttgtgacttgtgatgatggtttattgtaaattgagatgatggtttattgtgacatgtgatgatggtttattgtgaattatgatgatggtttattgtgaattatgataCCTGTGACAAATAATTATGCCTGTCATGATGTTTTATTGTGAATTGTCATGGTTTTTTTTGTGGATTGACAGATATGTGACATTATTAAAAAGGAGACCATTTTCCATTCTGgtaaccttctttgccgagtgtattccagtggacactcggcaaagtgaccataaaatctgaccgctggagcttgtttgccgagtgttttagttctgacactcggcaaactttggaaactttgccgagtgttttagttctaacactcggcaaactttggaaactttgccgagtgttttagttctgacactcggcaaactttggaaactttgccgagtgttttatttctgacactcggcaaacttaggaaactttgccgagtgttttagttctGACACTCGATAAACTtaggaaactttgccgagtgtttaatttctgacactcggcaaagttgagaaactttgccgagtgttttccgtcgtgcactcggcaaaatcgacATCGCCGTTCCATCCCgtcaattttttttgccgagagtttatttttgccgagtgtttactgACAGTCGGCAAACTATTGTTTGCCGACAAATCAATGCCGTGTGCTgtatgccgagtgtaacactcggcaaagtatttgccgagtgtttttgggcgtttgccgagtgcccttgacactcggcaaatctactgtatcccgtagtgtTTAGCTCTCATTTGCTTGTAGTTAGAACATTGAAGCAGAACCTGGGTGGCTCTGATTGTTCATTGCTGTGATATATTGGCTGGAAAAATTGTAGTTAGAACATTGAAGCAGAACCTGGGTGGCTCTGATTGTTCATTGCTGTGATATATGGCTGCAAAAGCAGAGTTATACTTTGGAAAGTAGCACATAGTAGACATGTTGGTTTCTtcaagtcattgcttatgctctGATGTGTTgattttcagatgcatgttttaaAGGCATGTATCATTGCTTATGCATGTTTTAAAACCTTCTGCATATTTTAAAGGCATGTATCATTTAGTTATGGCCTTATGTGGAAACTTCATCACAGTATGTAGTTAGTAGTATCTGTAGATACCTCTATTAGTGGAAATGGTATTTTTTTTATATCCTTGatcttttgatttttttaaagGAAACACATCTTTTTATATCAAAGTATCCATTGGAAGTGCTGGCACACCAGTGCAGGGTagaattatgtttcatgtgtgctCCTTCACCTTTTTGAACTAGTGAAAGCGTTAAATTCTTTTGTGTCCACAGATCATTTGTAGCACACAGGATTGTTTTAGGGCAGCATGGAGCTCTCACAAATCTGTTCATGCAAAGCCTGGTGCACTGGCATCCCAGCAGTCTCCAGAAGGTTGGAAATATTGTGTGAGAAAAGGGCGGGGACGTGCATTGGAACTTCCTCGTTTTGATTGGACAGGGTAAAATACTATTACCACATCCTCATTTCCTTTGTTCGATCTGTTGTTCAATATATGTAGCATTCCATTTGCCTCTGTTGTTCAAATTCAATCAAAtacaaaaagaacaagaacaacaacaaaACTTTCTAGTTTCTAGTCCCAAACAAGTTTAGGTAGGCTAGGTCTGAAATCCAACATGAGCCACCACAAAAAATGGTAGTGACAACTCAAATTCGAATATTCTAAATTTATATTAATTTTCAGCTGGTTGTGAGGTCTTTCGGTATTTAGGCTTTTATGTTCCTTTCGACTCGAGCACAATATGAAGACATCAATTGTGAACTGAGTGTAGCTTAGCTCATTGGGTTTCTTGTAGTGAAACATATCTGCCCAAGTTCAACTCCTCGACTTGACACAGATACTCATATTTTTATGGATTTATTCCAAGATTTAATGGCGTtattcttttagtggtaggcAACATGCCCATCGACAGCAAGGCGCCTGTAGTGCctagtgacttcgtcaatctcgagatttgCCAATCCAACTTAAtttttcggaggtgctcatagggatagAGTGTGCATACGTACGTTCATAGGAGTGAGTGTGCGCTTGTGTGAGCGTCTGCTTCTGTAAGTggtctcaaaaaaaaaagacatcAGCTAAAATATTCCTTAATTAAACAAAGCAAGCTTGATGAAAGCGGTCCATCCCCGGCCCAACCGCGTCCCGAGGAAGAATCAAACTTGATCTGGCAGACGAGGACCAGCCGTAATAATGACGATACATGAGCGCGAGGGCAGGGCTTGGTCACCAGCCGGACAGCTCGTCGACGATGACGATTGACTGTGCTTCGTGACAGCCGACGCTGCCCCTGCTGCCCTGCAGGTCAAAATTGTCAGTGCCCGCGATCTAATGTAATAACCGTAAAAAAAAGAATACTAGTAGTGTCTTCTTTGTAACGTATAACTGCAAAAAAAAAGGAGACTAGTAGATTTAGTCCTCTAATTATATGGTGAAATTTCAAATCACCCTAATCTCtttcatatttcatgtgatttttTCCAATCCTTTTCTTCCTACCAGCACTCTAATCTTTTTACTACTCCTCcaaatttcaaattataagtcgtttttttACTTTTTCGGTACATAGAGTTcgctatgtatttagatatatattatatctaaatgcatagcaaaatggatataTCAAAAAAgtaaaaacgacttataatttagaacgaattgAATAAATAAATTAATCAAAGTCGGAATACTGCCATCATAAGATTCACATATCCCGCCCCCAAACGGCCAAAAACACCTTCGCCTAATCCTCATACGGCCAAAAACATCGCTTTTGCTTTCTTTTCCTCTGGCTACATTTCTTATTTTCTTGCAATATGGTGTGTTACATTAAGTCCTCTCCTATCTGTAGGGGCTTCTTGCTCCTCCtgattcttcaaaaaaaaaagtccaCTGCAATAAATGATCTGCACAATATATGGATTTTTGTAGCAAATTAAAGCTTGGACGGTCGTCTTTCACAGAGACGCATCAGTGCACTAGTCGCTCCCCTATAATGGAGAGGCGGCTGGAGCGGGAGCTGGACCTTGAGCTCAGCGTCCTCCATCCCGGCGCCTTGTCCGCGCCGGAGGAACCAGCTGGCTTCTTCGTCTACTGCACGTACTGTCATCGCATTCTACTTCTACACCTCGCAGGCGCTCAGTGGCCACCAGAATGCGCACAAGTACACGAGCGCAGCCTGGCCAAGCGTCGTCGGGAGATCGCCGCTTCCATGCGCTTGCATGGGCGGCCCGAGGCGTCGGATGCGCTTTGTCGACCCCGTTTGCAGCTCCAGGAGCTACTGGAGCTTAGCCCAAGTTCGAGTTCGAGGACGGACGTGCAGAGAGCTGTTCCTCCGTTGGCTAGGCAGCCTGCTGCTTCACAACACAAGCAGCTTGTCGGAGTGCGGCTTCGTCGAACGCGCCGAGCTGGACCTTGTGCCTCAGGTTATGAGGCCACTGAGCTTATCAATGCTTTTCCTTCCGATCCAACACTACTACAAACAAGATTATATACGTATTCTTCGCTGTGTGTGGCTATCTTTACCTGTTTGAATTTGAGAAGACTATACACATATTAGTTTCGATCATCTCTTCTCTCCACCCATCATCTACACCTTATGTATGCCTTTACATAGTACACACTCGATCTTTGATTGTTCTCTAAGGGCACTCTCAACAAATAATAGTCCTATTACTACGGGAGAGGCAAAATTCTCCGAGTGTCacaggcttccccgagtgccaaaaatcgggcacttggcaaagctaatcttccccgagtgttgcactcggggaagaatagcactcggggaagagaggctttgccgagtgccgcagagtgcctagcactcggtaaagagcggcactcggcaaaggccctcttccccgagtgcaacactcggggaagagcggcactcggcaaaagaaaAATGTTACTTGACGGCCCAGCCCGTCCACGCCgttaaaactaaaaaaaattgctttaccgagtgtcgcaccctggcagtcggcaaagaggctagCTTCCCCGAGTaccagggaaggcactcggggaagaattttttttttggtttttttgccccatttttttttgtgaggccttctcacattatttaaaactccttgttcaaatttgggacaattttgacttttttttggtatattttgttaatttttttcgtttcattgaatttttttgcatacttcaaatttgaactgcaggtgcatgaaataatggaatttggtgattcaaaaaatgatattcatgatatttggtgtatgttgaggccgtatccaggaactcacatgaaatgtcgagcatcttgttgacgtaacatgacgaggtacttgcgggaaaagtgtatttaaatcatataaaatctgaacaaagtccgaaaatcacgaaacttgtcagggcgtcatgttatcgcatgtagatgctatgat
It encodes:
- the LOC136465225 gene encoding uncharacterized protein, whose product is MVDEWLQPGWLEHHLACRERRLQMLGASHHQGSLSLDEYREKWSSSHDGQSCSQLKAWVLSKKGKATADIDFNPEDPPEAYSHPSIHSRVTQYTTMAREVHGPQFDPSSQDIDGEIVMRVGGGKKHGRYWIGDSVIDTASTPTLSQIRARSTDSSPAIRPRPTTAQFQIEALQAQVEAEKKQREDMEARVERLEAERQRMDEESRLRMDQMFQYMQNFASSMGQPLPPPPMLFPSPQPPTTTPNQSAASNNQFQDPDLSQRSFVAHRIVLGQHGALTNLFMQSLVHWHPSSLQKVGNIV